One region of Mesobacillus boroniphilus genomic DNA includes:
- the menD gene encoding 2-succinyl-5-enolpyruvyl-6-hydroxy-3-cyclohexene-1-carboxylic-acid synthase has translation MSHQEGLTAYIAAFVAELSKTGVKDVVISPGSRSTPMALVMAEHPDLRIHIQVDERSASFFALGIAKATGKPVALLCTSGTAAANYYPAVIEASISRIPLIVLTADRPHELRDVGAPQAIDQIHLYGKNVKWFVEMAPPEKTEDMIRYARTVCGRAAATASSYPQGPVHLNFPFREPLIPLMDESMFELPERVGGYVEIDTGRLSLSDQTFAAISEDIASYTKGIIVCGQLDNSEFTDEVTALADKLQFPIIADPLSQLRSGEHDGHHIIDAYDAFLRNEAAKESLKPDVIIRFGAMPISKALTIFIKENRTARQFVVDSGAGWREPTMSASDMLYCDEALFCKKIGEVAAPAGKSDYLNKWLTVNELAKEQLSAISQVEELSEGKLFQQLTEMLPEGSTLFVGNSMPIRDLDSFFLLNKKKIKVMANRGANGIDGIVSTALGVASVSQPCYLVLGDLTFYHDLNGLLASKLYNIDINILLINNNGGGIFSFLPQAKEPKHFEKLFGTPLDLDFSHVVEMYNGKYDLVKDWEHFSETFTQNQKVGGLKVMELRTSRDSNLKEHRDLWKSVSREITYMLKGDTK, from the coding sequence ATGAGCCACCAGGAAGGTTTAACAGCATATATCGCAGCATTCGTTGCGGAACTATCCAAAACAGGAGTAAAGGATGTTGTCATCAGTCCTGGTTCGAGGTCAACGCCAATGGCACTGGTTATGGCTGAGCACCCAGACCTGCGCATCCATATACAGGTCGATGAGAGATCCGCTTCATTCTTCGCCCTTGGAATTGCGAAGGCCACGGGGAAGCCTGTCGCTTTGCTTTGTACGTCCGGAACAGCTGCTGCGAACTATTATCCAGCGGTGATTGAAGCCAGTATTTCAAGGATTCCGCTGATTGTCCTGACAGCAGATCGGCCGCACGAATTGCGTGACGTCGGCGCGCCGCAGGCGATTGACCAGATTCATCTATACGGCAAGAACGTAAAATGGTTTGTCGAAATGGCACCGCCGGAAAAAACGGAGGATATGATCCGCTATGCCCGGACTGTTTGTGGCAGAGCAGCCGCTACTGCCTCAAGCTATCCTCAGGGACCTGTTCATTTGAACTTCCCATTCAGGGAACCGTTAATCCCTCTAATGGATGAAAGCATGTTCGAACTGCCTGAGCGCGTCGGCGGTTATGTGGAAATCGATACAGGTCGCCTCAGTTTATCAGATCAAACGTTTGCGGCAATCAGTGAGGATATCGCTTCATATACGAAGGGGATTATTGTCTGCGGACAACTCGACAACAGCGAATTCACAGATGAAGTCACGGCCCTTGCTGACAAATTACAATTCCCGATCATCGCTGATCCACTGTCACAATTGCGCAGCGGAGAACATGATGGTCATCACATCATTGATGCCTACGATGCGTTCTTGCGGAATGAAGCTGCGAAGGAATCATTAAAGCCCGACGTAATCATAAGATTTGGAGCAATGCCAATCTCGAAAGCATTGACTATTTTTATAAAAGAAAACAGGACTGCCCGTCAATTCGTGGTTGACAGCGGGGCAGGCTGGCGTGAGCCTACGATGTCAGCATCCGATATGTTATATTGCGATGAAGCTCTGTTCTGTAAAAAAATTGGTGAGGTAGCTGCACCAGCAGGCAAGTCTGACTATCTGAATAAGTGGCTCACCGTAAATGAACTAGCCAAAGAACAATTATCTGCTATTTCTCAGGTTGAAGAGTTAAGTGAAGGGAAACTATTCCAGCAGCTTACTGAAATGCTTCCGGAAGGCTCAACATTGTTTGTCGGCAACAGCATGCCAATCCGGGACCTTGATTCGTTCTTCCTATTAAATAAGAAGAAAATCAAGGTCATGGCAAACAGGGGAGCCAATGGAATTGATGGCATAGTCTCTACTGCACTTGGTGTTGCAAGCGTGTCCCAGCCTTGTTACCTAGTGCTTGGCGATCTTACATTCTACCATGACTTGAACGGGTTATTAGCTTCAAAATTATATAATATCGATATCAATATTTTACTAATCAACAATAATGGCGGCGGAATCTTCTCGTTCCTTCCTCAGGCAAAAGAACCGAAGCATTTTGAAAAGCTTTTCGGTACACCTTTGGACCTGGATTTCAGCCATGTTGTCGAAATGTACAACGGGAAATATGATCTAGTCAAAGATTGGGAGCATTTTTCAGAGACTTTTACCCAAAACCAGAAGGTGGGCGGCTTAAAAGTGATGGAATTAAGGACTTCCAGGGATTCCAACCTGAAGGAACATCGAGATTTGTGGAAATCTGTTTCCCGGGAAATAACTTATATGCTAAAAGGTGACACGAAATGA